CTCTCCAACGAGTTCTTCGTAAAACCCGAGgactttgaatttttcatgaGAAGCTTCCGTTAGCCAGCTGTGAATATTTCACTAACGGGAACGGAACATGGGGACGAAGCTTCAGAAAAGTTACTCTTTCATTTGCAGTTCGAAAGCTTGAATCGCTGCACGCTTCAGCGACGAAGAAAATTGATATTTCTGATGAAAGTAGCGACAAGTGGAGGCTGTTAATTGGGTCTGCAGGCTACTCGTTCGACTGATAAAATTAACCAGCTCGAACTACATGGAAGTAGATTAAACCCCCGCGTACTACATTAATCTAAAGCACTTTCTACCCCGCAGAAAATAGAACGCAACCAAGCGATGTGGTTCCACAGAACCGCAACGTGGAAGGAGCAGGCGATACAGGAATAAAGTGATGTCTGACCTTCAGAGATGATGCCAACGGATTTGGCAATGGCTTTGGCAGTGATCGGATGGTCGCCGGTTACCATGATGACCTTGATGCCGGCGGAACGGCACTTGGCGACCGCGTCGGGCACCGCAGCCCTGGGCGGGTCGATCATGGACATAAGGCCGACAAAACGGAGCCCGTCCACGGGGAAGTTGGGGTCGTCGCAGTTGAACTTGAAGCCGATCGGGAACTTGTCGGACGGCAGTATGAAGTCGCAGAATCCGAGCACACGTTCACCGAGCCCTCCCAGTTCCAGGTAGGCGTTATTGAACGCCTCTTTCATCTCCTCATCGAGCACCTTCTCTTTGCCACCGATAAAGATAGTGGAGCAACGGTCCAGGATCCTCTCGGGCGCTCCCTTCATCACCAGCAGGTGCCTCGGGTCGTCGGGGTTGTCCGACTCATGGATCGATACCTGATACTTATTGGTGGAGTTGAACGGGACCTCGCAGACTTTCTTGTTGCGCTTCCTAATGCCCATCACGTCGCCAAGAGCCAGTTCCATACACTTCAAGAGGGCAGCCTCGGACGCGTCTCCGTTCACCTCTCTCCTCAAGATCGGCAAGCGATCTTGGCCAGACTTGAACTCGGCACGGTTGCAGAGGGTGGCGATCTTCGCCAGTGCCTTGAAGCCGGGGCTGGTGCGGTCGTACTGTAATCCAGACTGGTCCTCGGTGGTGTCCGCCTCGATGATCTGGTTGTCGAACCACATGTGAGCGACGGTCATACGGTTCTGCGTGAGGGTGCCGGTCTTGTCCGAGCAGATGGTGGACGTCGAGCCGAGCGTCTCCACGGCCTCAAGGTTCTTTACCAGGCAATTCTTGGACGCCATACGTTTGGCGGTGAGCGTGAGGCACACGGTGACGGTCGCCAGCAGACCCTCCGGCACGTTCGCCACGATGATACCGATGAGGAAGATGACCGCGTCCAGCCAATGGTAGCCGAGGATGAAGGCGATAAGGAAGAACGTGACGCCGAGGAACACGGCCACGCCTGTGATCAGATGGATGAAGTGGTGGATCTCCTTAGCGATCGGTGTCTCGCCGGTGTCGAGGCCGGACGCCAGACCGGCGATCCTTCCCATTACCGTTTGATCGCCGCAGCAGATCACCACGCCCTTCGCGGTCCCTTCAACGGCGTTCGTCGAGAAGAACGCGAGATTTTTCGTTTCTAGCGGGTTCTCGTTCGTGAACTCCGAAGACCTCGACTGGGGCTCGGATTCTCCTGTCAGCGAGCTGTTGTCCACTTTGAAGCCCCTGGACTCGATGATCCTGATGTCCGCCGGTATACGGTCGCCAAACTTCACTTCGACCACGTCGCCTAGTACAAGCTGCTCCGCGGTCAGCATCTGCTTCTCCCCCTCCCTGATCACGGTCGCGAACTGCGGCACCATGTTCTTGAACGACTCCATGATCTTGCTCGACTTACTCTCCTGGTAGTACGAGAATATGCCCGTCACTATCACCACCGCCGCCAACACGACGCCCAGGTAAAGATTGTCGTCGTTCGGGTCCTCGCTGGTCGACGCCTGGATCGAGTACGCGATGAAGCAGAGGATCGCGCCGATCCACAGCAACAGGGCGAAACCGCCGAACAGATTCTTGCAGAACTTCACCCATTCCGGCGTCTGTTTAGGCGGCGTCAATGCGTTTGGCCCGTCCCTCTCGAAATTCTCCTTTGCTTTCGCATGGCTGAGGCCCTGCAACACAATCCCCATTAATTGGCAATTGCCTCTTTCAACTGattaaatatcaaaaaattcaaagaccgCCCAAGCTGGAGAATAGTGGCTC
This region of Andrena cerasifolii isolate SP2316 chromosome 4, iyAndCera1_principal, whole genome shotgun sequence genomic DNA includes:
- the Atpalpha gene encoding sodium/potassium-transporting ATPase subunit alpha isoform X7, translated to MGDKSRRKNPKRRADNLDDLKQELDIDFHKISAEELYQRFQTHPENGLSHAKAKENFERDGPNALTPPKQTPEWVKFCKNLFGGFALLLWIGAILCFIAYSIQASTSEDPNDDNLYLGVVLAAVVIVTGIFSYYQESKSSKIMESFKNMVPQFATVIREGEKQMLTAEQLVLGDVVEVKFGDRIPADIRIIESRGFKVDNSSLTGESEPQSRSSEFTNENPLETKNLAFFSTNAVEGTAKGVVICCGDQTVMGRIAGLASGLDTGETPIAKEIHHFIHLITGVAVFLGVTFFLIAFILGYHWLDAVIFLIGIIVANVPEGLLATVTVCLTLTAKRMASKNCLVKNLEAVETLGSTSTICSDKTGTLTQNRMTVAHMWFDNQIIEADTTEDQSGLQYDRTSPGFKALAKIATLCNRAEFKSGQDRLPILRREVNGDASEAALLKCMELALGDVMGIRKRNKKVCEVPFNSTNKYQVSIHESDNPDDPRHLLVMKGAPERILDRCSTIFIGGKEKVLDEEMKEAFNNAYLELGGLGERVLGFCDFILPSDKFPIGFKFNCDDPNFPVDGLRFVGLMSMIDPPRAAVPDAVAKCRSAGIKVIMVTGDHPITAKAIAKSVGIISEGNETVEDIAQRLNIPVSEVNPREAKAAVIHGTDLRELDSDQLDEILRYHTEIVFARTSPQQKLIIVEGCQRMGAIVAVTGDGVNDSPALKKADIGVAMGIAGSDVSKQAADMILLDDNFASIVTGVEEGRLIFDNLKKSIAYTLTSNIPEISPFLAFILCDIPLPLGTVTILCIDLGTDMVPAISLAYEEAESDIMKRHPRNPFTDKLVNERLISMAYGQIGMIQAAAGFFVYFVIMAENGFLPLHLFGIRKMWDSKAINDLRDSYGQEWTYRDRKTLEFTCHTAFFVSIVIVQWADLIVCKTRRNSIIHQGMRNWALNFGLVFETALAAFLSYTPGMDKGLRMFPLKFVWWLPAIPFMCAIFIYDETRRFYLRRNPGGWLEQETYY
- the Atpalpha gene encoding sodium/potassium-transporting ATPase subunit alpha isoform X4; this translates as MGDKHGRSDSYRVATLPNIRDDNKTADGMFKSRRKNPKRRADNLDDLKQELDIDFHKISAEELYQRFQTHPENGLSHAKAKENFERDGPNALTPPKQTPEWVKFCKNLFGGFALLLWIGAILCFIAYSIQASTSEDPNDDNLYLGVVLAAVVIVTGIFSYYQESKSSKIMESFKNMVPQFATVIREGEKQMLTAEQLVLGDVVEVKFGDRIPADIRIIESRGFKVDNSSLTGESEPQSRSSEFTNENPLETKNLAFFSTNAVEGTAKGVVICCGDQTVMGRIAGLASGLDTGETPIAKEIHHFIHLITGVAVFLGVTFFLIAFILGYHWLDAVIFLIGIIVANVPEGLLATVTVCLTLTAKRMASKNCLVKNLEAVETLGSTSTICSDKTGTLTQNRMTVAHMWFDNQIIEADTTEDQSGLQYDRTSPGFKALAKIATLCNRAEFKSGQDRLPILRREVNGDASEAALLKCMELALGDVMGIRKRNKKVCEVPFNSTNKYQVSIHESDNPDDPRHLLVMKGAPERILDRCSTIFIGGKEKVLDEEMKEAFNNAYLELGGLGERVLGFCDFILPSDKFPIGFKFNCDDPNFPVDGLRFVGLMSMIDPPRAAVPDAVAKCRSAGIKVIMVTGDHPITAKAIAKSVGIISEGNETVEDIAQRLNIPVSEVNPREAKAAVIHGTDLRELDSDQLDEILRYHTEIVFARTSPQQKLIIVEGCQRMGAIVAVTGDGVNDSPALKKADIGVAMGIAGSDVSKQAADMILLDDNFASIVTGVEEGRLIFDNLKKSIAYTLTSNIPEISPFLAFILCDIPLPLGTVTILCIDLGTDMVPAISLAYEEAESDIMKRHPRNPFTDKLVNERLISMAYGQIGMIQAAAGFFVYFVIMAENGFLPLHLFGIRKMWDSKAINDLRDSYGQEWTYRDRKTLEFTCHTAFFVSIVIVQWADLIVCKTRRNSIIHQGMRNWALNFGLVFETALAAFLSYTPGMDKGLRMFPLKFVWWLPAIPFMCAIFIYDETRRFYLRRNPGGWLEQETYY
- the Atpalpha gene encoding sodium/potassium-transporting ATPase subunit alpha isoform X8, giving the protein MSRRKNPKRRADNLDDLKQELDIDFHKISAEELYQRFQTHPENGLSHAKAKENFERDGPNALTPPKQTPEWVKFCKNLFGGFALLLWIGAILCFIAYSIQASTSEDPNDDNLYLGVVLAAVVIVTGIFSYYQESKSSKIMESFKNMVPQFATVIREGEKQMLTAEQLVLGDVVEVKFGDRIPADIRIIESRGFKVDNSSLTGESEPQSRSSEFTNENPLETKNLAFFSTNAVEGTAKGVVICCGDQTVMGRIAGLASGLDTGETPIAKEIHHFIHLITGVAVFLGVTFFLIAFILGYHWLDAVIFLIGIIVANVPEGLLATVTVCLTLTAKRMASKNCLVKNLEAVETLGSTSTICSDKTGTLTQNRMTVAHMWFDNQIIEADTTEDQSGLQYDRTSPGFKALAKIATLCNRAEFKSGQDRLPILRREVNGDASEAALLKCMELALGDVMGIRKRNKKVCEVPFNSTNKYQVSIHESDNPDDPRHLLVMKGAPERILDRCSTIFIGGKEKVLDEEMKEAFNNAYLELGGLGERVLGFCDFILPSDKFPIGFKFNCDDPNFPVDGLRFVGLMSMIDPPRAAVPDAVAKCRSAGIKVIMVTGDHPITAKAIAKSVGIISEGNETVEDIAQRLNIPVSEVNPREAKAAVIHGTDLRELDSDQLDEILRYHTEIVFARTSPQQKLIIVEGCQRMGAIVAVTGDGVNDSPALKKADIGVAMGIAGSDVSKQAADMILLDDNFASIVTGVEEGRLIFDNLKKSIAYTLTSNIPEISPFLAFILCDIPLPLGTVTILCIDLGTDMVPAISLAYEEAESDIMKRHPRNPFTDKLVNERLISMAYGQIGMIQAAAGFFVYFVIMAENGFLPLHLFGIRKMWDSKAINDLRDSYGQEWTYRDRKTLEFTCHTAFFVSIVIVQWADLIVCKTRRNSIIHQGMRNWALNFGLVFETALAAFLSYTPGMDKGLRMFPLKFVWWLPAIPFMCAIFIYDETRRFYLRRNPGGWLEQETYY
- the Atpalpha gene encoding sodium/potassium-transporting ATPase subunit alpha isoform X5, which encodes MHGRSDSYRVATLPNIRDDNKTADGMFKSRRKNPKRRADNLDDLKQELDIDFHKISAEELYQRFQTHPENGLSHAKAKENFERDGPNALTPPKQTPEWVKFCKNLFGGFALLLWIGAILCFIAYSIQASTSEDPNDDNLYLGVVLAAVVIVTGIFSYYQESKSSKIMESFKNMVPQFATVIREGEKQMLTAEQLVLGDVVEVKFGDRIPADIRIIESRGFKVDNSSLTGESEPQSRSSEFTNENPLETKNLAFFSTNAVEGTAKGVVICCGDQTVMGRIAGLASGLDTGETPIAKEIHHFIHLITGVAVFLGVTFFLIAFILGYHWLDAVIFLIGIIVANVPEGLLATVTVCLTLTAKRMASKNCLVKNLEAVETLGSTSTICSDKTGTLTQNRMTVAHMWFDNQIIEADTTEDQSGLQYDRTSPGFKALAKIATLCNRAEFKSGQDRLPILRREVNGDASEAALLKCMELALGDVMGIRKRNKKVCEVPFNSTNKYQVSIHESDNPDDPRHLLVMKGAPERILDRCSTIFIGGKEKVLDEEMKEAFNNAYLELGGLGERVLGFCDFILPSDKFPIGFKFNCDDPNFPVDGLRFVGLMSMIDPPRAAVPDAVAKCRSAGIKVIMVTGDHPITAKAIAKSVGIISEGNETVEDIAQRLNIPVSEVNPREAKAAVIHGTDLRELDSDQLDEILRYHTEIVFARTSPQQKLIIVEGCQRMGAIVAVTGDGVNDSPALKKADIGVAMGIAGSDVSKQAADMILLDDNFASIVTGVEEGRLIFDNLKKSIAYTLTSNIPEISPFLAFILCDIPLPLGTVTILCIDLGTDMVPAISLAYEEAESDIMKRHPRNPFTDKLVNERLISMAYGQIGMIQAAAGFFVYFVIMAENGFLPLHLFGIRKMWDSKAINDLRDSYGQEWTYRDRKTLEFTCHTAFFVSIVIVQWADLIVCKTRRNSIIHQGMRNWALNFGLVFETALAAFLSYTPGMDKGLRMFPLKFVWWLPAIPFMCAIFIYDETRRFYLRRNPGGWLEQETYY
- the Atpalpha gene encoding sodium/potassium-transporting ATPase subunit alpha isoform X3 → MASKGKLAAEHGRSDSYRVATLPNIRDDNKTADGMFKSRRKNPKRRADNLDDLKQELDIDFHKISAEELYQRFQTHPENGLSHAKAKENFERDGPNALTPPKQTPEWVKFCKNLFGGFALLLWIGAILCFIAYSIQASTSEDPNDDNLYLGVVLAAVVIVTGIFSYYQESKSSKIMESFKNMVPQFATVIREGEKQMLTAEQLVLGDVVEVKFGDRIPADIRIIESRGFKVDNSSLTGESEPQSRSSEFTNENPLETKNLAFFSTNAVEGTAKGVVICCGDQTVMGRIAGLASGLDTGETPIAKEIHHFIHLITGVAVFLGVTFFLIAFILGYHWLDAVIFLIGIIVANVPEGLLATVTVCLTLTAKRMASKNCLVKNLEAVETLGSTSTICSDKTGTLTQNRMTVAHMWFDNQIIEADTTEDQSGLQYDRTSPGFKALAKIATLCNRAEFKSGQDRLPILRREVNGDASEAALLKCMELALGDVMGIRKRNKKVCEVPFNSTNKYQVSIHESDNPDDPRHLLVMKGAPERILDRCSTIFIGGKEKVLDEEMKEAFNNAYLELGGLGERVLGFCDFILPSDKFPIGFKFNCDDPNFPVDGLRFVGLMSMIDPPRAAVPDAVAKCRSAGIKVIMVTGDHPITAKAIAKSVGIISEGNETVEDIAQRLNIPVSEVNPREAKAAVIHGTDLRELDSDQLDEILRYHTEIVFARTSPQQKLIIVEGCQRMGAIVAVTGDGVNDSPALKKADIGVAMGIAGSDVSKQAADMILLDDNFASIVTGVEEGRLIFDNLKKSIAYTLTSNIPEISPFLAFILCDIPLPLGTVTILCIDLGTDMIPAISLAYEMAESDIMKRRPRDPYRDNLVNERLISMAYGQIGMIQAAAGFFVYFVIMAENGFLPLHLFGIRKMWDSKAINDLRDSYGQEWTYRDRKTLEFTCHTAFFVSIVIVQWADLIVCKTRRNSIIHQGMRNWALNFGLVFETALAAFLSYTPGMDKGLRMFPLKFVWWLPAIPFMCAIFIYDETRRFYLRRNPGGWLEQETYY
- the Atpalpha gene encoding sodium/potassium-transporting ATPase subunit alpha isoform X2, coding for MASKGKLAAEHGRSDSYRVATLPNIRDDNKTADGMFKSRRKNPKRRADNLDDLKQELDIDFHKISAEELYQRFQTHPENGLSHAKAKENFERDGPNALTPPKQTPEWVKFCKNLFGGFALLLWIGAILCFIAYSIQASTSEDPNDDNLYLGVVLAAVVIVTGIFSYYQESKSSKIMESFKNMVPQFATVIREGEKQMLTAEQLVLGDVVEVKFGDRIPADIRIIESRGFKVDNSSLTGESEPQSRSSEFTNENPLETKNLAFFSTNAVEGTAKGVVICCGDQTVMGRIAGLASGLDTGETPIAKEIHHFIHLITGVAVFLGVTFFLIAFILGYHWLDAVIFLIGIIVANVPEGLLATVTVCLTLTAKRMASKNCLVKNLEAVETLGSTSTICSDKTGTLTQNRMTVAHMWFDNQIIEADTTEDQSGLQYDRTSPGFKALAKIATLCNRAEFKSGQDRLPILRREVNGDASEAALLKCMELALGDVMGIRKRNKKVCEVPFNSTNKYQVSIHESDNPDDPRHLLVMKGAPERILDRCSTIFIGGKEKVLDEEMKEAFNNAYLELGGLGERVLGFCDFILPSDKFPIGFKFNCDDPNFPVDGLRFVGLMSMIDPPRAAVPDAVAKCRSAGIKVIMVTGDHPITAKAIAKSVGIISEGNETVEDIAQRLNIPVSEVNPREAKAAVIHGTDLRELDSDQLDEILRYHTEIVFARTSPQQKLIIVEGCQRMGAIVAVTGDGVNDSPALKKADIGVAMGIAGSDVSKQAADMILLDDNFASIVTGVEEGRLIFDNLKKSIAYTLTSNIPEISPFLAFILCDIPLPLGTVTILCIDLGTDMVPAISLAYEAPESDIMKRQPRDPYRDNLVNRRLISMAYGQIGMIQAAAGFFVYFVIMAENGFLPLHLFGIRKMWDSKAINDLRDSYGQEWTYRDRKTLEFTCHTAFFVSIVIVQWADLIVCKTRRNSIIHQGMRNWALNFGLVFETALAAFLSYTPGMDKGLRMFPLKFVWWLPAIPFMCAIFIYDETRRFYLRRNPGGWLEQETYY
- the Atpalpha gene encoding sodium/potassium-transporting ATPase subunit alpha isoform X1, with protein sequence MASKGKLAAEHGRSDSYRVATLPNIRDDNKTADGMFKSRRKNPKRRADNLDDLKQELDIDFHKISAEELYQRFQTHPENGLSHAKAKENFERDGPNALTPPKQTPEWVKFCKNLFGGFALLLWIGAILCFIAYSIQASTSEDPNDDNLYLGVVLAAVVIVTGIFSYYQESKSSKIMESFKNMVPQFATVIREGEKQMLTAEQLVLGDVVEVKFGDRIPADIRIIESRGFKVDNSSLTGESEPQSRSSEFTNENPLETKNLAFFSTNAVEGTAKGVVICCGDQTVMGRIAGLASGLDTGETPIAKEIHHFIHLITGVAVFLGVTFFLIAFILGYHWLDAVIFLIGIIVANVPEGLLATVTVCLTLTAKRMASKNCLVKNLEAVETLGSTSTICSDKTGTLTQNRMTVAHMWFDNQIIEADTTEDQSGLQYDRTSPGFKALAKIATLCNRAEFKSGQDRLPILRREVNGDASEAALLKCMELALGDVMGIRKRNKKVCEVPFNSTNKYQVSIHESDNPDDPRHLLVMKGAPERILDRCSTIFIGGKEKVLDEEMKEAFNNAYLELGGLGERVLGFCDFILPSDKFPIGFKFNCDDPNFPVDGLRFVGLMSMIDPPRAAVPDAVAKCRSAGIKVIMVTGDHPITAKAIAKSVGIISEGNETVEDIAQRLNIPVSEVNPREAKAAVIHGTDLRELDSDQLDEILRYHTEIVFARTSPQQKLIIVEGCQRMGAIVAVTGDGVNDSPALKKADIGVAMGIAGSDVSKQAADMILLDDNFASIVTGVEEGRLIFDNLKKSIAYTLTSNIPEISPFLAFILCDIPLPLGTVTILCIDLGTDMVPAISLAYEEAESDIMKRHPRNPFTDKLVNERLISMAYGQIGMIQAAAGFFVYFVIMAENGFLPLHLFGIRKMWDSKAINDLRDSYGQEWTYRDRKTLEFTCHTAFFVSIVIVQWADLIVCKTRRNSIIHQGMRNWALNFGLVFETALAAFLSYTPGMDKGLRMFPLKFVWWLPAIPFMCAIFIYDETRRFYLRRNPGGWLEQETYY
- the Atpalpha gene encoding sodium/potassium-transporting ATPase subunit alpha isoform X6, with amino-acid sequence MASKGKLAAESRRKNPKRRADNLDDLKQELDIDFHKISAEELYQRFQTHPENGLSHAKAKENFERDGPNALTPPKQTPEWVKFCKNLFGGFALLLWIGAILCFIAYSIQASTSEDPNDDNLYLGVVLAAVVIVTGIFSYYQESKSSKIMESFKNMVPQFATVIREGEKQMLTAEQLVLGDVVEVKFGDRIPADIRIIESRGFKVDNSSLTGESEPQSRSSEFTNENPLETKNLAFFSTNAVEGTAKGVVICCGDQTVMGRIAGLASGLDTGETPIAKEIHHFIHLITGVAVFLGVTFFLIAFILGYHWLDAVIFLIGIIVANVPEGLLATVTVCLTLTAKRMASKNCLVKNLEAVETLGSTSTICSDKTGTLTQNRMTVAHMWFDNQIIEADTTEDQSGLQYDRTSPGFKALAKIATLCNRAEFKSGQDRLPILRREVNGDASEAALLKCMELALGDVMGIRKRNKKVCEVPFNSTNKYQVSIHESDNPDDPRHLLVMKGAPERILDRCSTIFIGGKEKVLDEEMKEAFNNAYLELGGLGERVLGFCDFILPSDKFPIGFKFNCDDPNFPVDGLRFVGLMSMIDPPRAAVPDAVAKCRSAGIKVIMVTGDHPITAKAIAKSVGIISEGNETVEDIAQRLNIPVSEVNPREAKAAVIHGTDLRELDSDQLDEILRYHTEIVFARTSPQQKLIIVEGCQRMGAIVAVTGDGVNDSPALKKADIGVAMGIAGSDVSKQAADMILLDDNFASIVTGVEEGRLIFDNLKKSIAYTLTSNIPEISPFLAFILCDIPLPLGTVTILCIDLGTDMVPAISLAYEEAESDIMKRHPRNPFTDKLVNERLISMAYGQIGMIQAAAGFFVYFVIMAENGFLPLHLFGIRKMWDSKAINDLRDSYGQEWTYRDRKTLEFTCHTAFFVSIVIVQWADLIVCKTRRNSIIHQGMRNWALNFGLVFETALAAFLSYTPGMDKGLRMFPLKFVWWLPAIPFMCAIFIYDETRRFYLRRNPGGWLEQETYY